The Astyanax mexicanus isolate ESR-SI-001 chromosome 7, AstMex3_surface, whole genome shotgun sequence genome has a window encoding:
- the map3k21 gene encoding mitogen-activated protein kinase kinase kinase 21 isoform X2: MDPPQVVSQSGEGYQAEPPGRPWHPHSAPVCTRSRSLWTAAYDYEATGEDELSLRRGDIVEVLSKDAAVSGDEGWWTGKLNHRVGIFPSNYVTFQPTVYRREAVPASPVQIPFSELVLQEIIGVGGFGKVYRGTWKEQEVAVKAARQDPDEDIMATAESVKQEAKLFSMLQHPNIIKFEGVCLNEPNLCLVMEYAQGGTLNRALAGRRIPPHILVNWAVQIARGMHYLHEDAVVPIIHRDLKSSNILLLEKIENNDIGRKTLKITDFGLAREWHKTTKMSAAGTYSWMAPEVIKSSLFSKGSDVWSYGVLLWELLTGEVPYRGIDGLAVAYGVAVNKLTLPIPSTCPEPFAKLMEECWDQDPHVRPTFAAILEQLTAIEEAVMATMPQDSFHSMQEDWRVEIQEMFDELRTKEKELRSREEELTRAALQQKSHEELLKRREQQLAEREINVLERELNILIFQLNKDKPNVKKRKGKFKRSRLKLKDGNRISLPSDFQHKITVQASPSMEKRRSLNSNSSSPPSSPTLIPRLRAIQLTLDESNRTWGRSTIYKPEEFEDVKKGIKKKVRTWGPSSIQNKERGNCAERVRPLSDGSNPWSTSLMKSQKSVPLAALFAEQGMGKDEVSSTDGPDNKPKQLKFPNQVYIDLPLWKDELGEGLGSGAGAGGAESQEDPTTSTSSTSTTPQHTPTNSLKRSSGRRRTDYMLYGCASILASVALGFDLREVHKAAASEEPEPQKEEKKKREGLFQRATRFRRSTSPPGSRLRKDDSTAAPVNLLAMSSISECNSTKCLLHSDSEGLEHSPVKESLPDGSRLNPVGQASSPAQSGRTQGTGDGPEQEHHPAPGSRLRRKKSNPAVCHNTGNGSPMANPAIEPPAISSSQRKKLNRENSQEKHIPQESVSRPRPLSLRGKPHSWGLLRSRNKSYSLGHYSGEKSAQNLGIVLSSEGKVGCSLLDVDTEGQKRDCTVPLCRIQSTPSRPSVFELEKEFLS, encoded by the exons ATGGATCCTCCCCAGGTCGTGTCCCAGAGCGGTGAGGGGTACCAAGCAGAGCCCCCTGGCCGCCCGTGGCACCCCCATTCTGCACCGGTATGCACCCGCTCACGCTCACTGTGGACTGCAGCATACGACTATGAGGCCACTGGTGAGGATGAACTGAGCCTGCGCCGTGGAGACATTGTGGAAGTGCTATCCAAGGATGCAGCCGTTTCAGGGGATGAAGGCTGGTGGACCGGCAAACTCAACCACCGTGTGGGCATCTTCCCCTCCAATTATGTCACATTCCAACCCACTGTTTACAGACGGGAGGCTGTGCCTGCTTCCCCCGTGCAGATACCCTTCAGTGAGCTGGTACTGCAAGAGATCATCGGCGTTGGAGGTTTTGGTAAGGTGTACCGGGGCACCTGGAAGGAGCAGGAGGTGGCTGTGAAGGCAGCGCGCCAGGACCCTGATGAAGACATCATGGCTACAGCAGAGAGTGTGAAGCAGGAAGCCAAGCTCTTCTCTATGCTGCAGCACCCCAACATAATAAAATTTGAGGGAGTGTGTTTAAATGAGCCCAACCTGTGCCTGGTGATGGAGTATGCTCAAGGAGGTACTCTCAACCGGGCCCTCGCAGGCCGGAGGATACCCCCTCATATTCTGGTGAACTGGGCTGTGCAGATTGCCAGAGGCATGCACTACCTCCATGAAGATGCAGTGGTGCCTATCATTCATCGAGATCTGAAGTCCAGCAATA tTTTATTACTTGAAAAAATTGAGAACAATGACATTGGTAGAAAAACACTGAAGATCACTGACTTTGGCCTCGCCAGGGAGTGGCACAAGACGACCAAAATGAGTGCTGCTGGTACCTACTCTTGGATGGCTCCTGAGGTCATCAAGTCCTCCCTGTTTTCCAAAGGCAGTGATGTATGGAG TTATGGAGTACTTCTCTGGGAATTGCTGACTGGAGAAGTACCTTATCGTGGTATTGATGGTTTGGCAGTTGCCTATGGTGTAGCTGTCAACAAATTAACCCTTCCCATCCCATCTACTTGCCCTGAGCCTTTTGCTAAGCTAATGGAAG AATGCTGGGATCAGGATCCCCACGTCCGGCCAACATTCGCTGCCATCCTGGAGCAGCTGACCGCCATAGAGGAAGCTGTGATGGCCACCATGCCACAGGACTCCTTTCATTCAATGCAAGAGGACTGGAGGGTGGAGATCCAGGAGATGTTTGATGAGCTGCGAACTAAAGAGAAG GAGCTTCGTTCTCGTGAAGAGGAACTGACACGGGCGGCGCTGCAGCAGAAGTCCCATGAGGAACTCCTGAAGAGGAGGGAACAGCAGTTGGCCGAGAGAGAGATCAACGTACTTGAGCGTGAGCTCAACATCCTCATTTTTCAGCTCAACAAGGACAAGCCTAATGTCAAGAAGCGAAAGGGCAAGTTCAAGCGCAGTCGCCTGAAACTGAAAGATGGCAATCGCATCAGCTTGCCCTCAG ATTTTCAACATAAGATCACAGTGCAAGCTTCACCTTCCATGGAGAAGAGGAGGAGCTTGAACAGCAACAGTTCCAGCCCCCCCAGCAGTCCTACCCTCATCCCTCGCCTTCGTGCCATCCAAC TAACTCTGGATGAAAGTAACCGGACATGGGGCAGAAGCACAATTTATAAGCCTGAGGAGTTTGAGGATGTCAAGAAAGGAATAAAGAAGAAGGTTCGGACGTGGGGGCCAAGCTCCATTCAGAACAAGGAGAGAGGAAACTGTGCTGAAAG AGTTCGACCACTCTCAGACGGAAGCAATCCTTGGTCTACTAGTCTGATGAAGTCCCAGAAGTCTGTTCCCCTGGCTGCATTATTTGCTGAGCAGG GGATGGGTAAAGATGAAGTGAGCTCTACGGATGGTCCAGACAACAAACCAAAGCAACTCAAGTTCCCTAATCAGGTCTATATTGATCTACCTCTGTGGAAGGATGAGCTGGGTGAAGGGTTGGGGTCTGGTGCAGGGGCTGGTGGTGCAGAAAGCCAGGAGGACCCCACCACTTCCACCAGCTCTACCAGCACCACCCCTCAGCACACGCCCACCAACAGCCTAAAGCGCTCGAGCGGCCGCCGCCGCACTGACTATATGCTCTATGGCTGCGCCTCCATTCTAGCCTCTGTTGCTCTGGGTTTTGACTTACGAGAAGTTCACAAGGCCGCAGCCAGCGAGGAACCAGAGCCAcaaaaggaggagaagaaaaaacgTGAGGGCCTCTTCCAGCGAGCCACACGCTTCCGCCGCAGCACAAGCCCCCCCGGCAGCCGCTTACGAAAGGACGATTCTACAGCAGCTCCTGTCAACCTGCtcgccatgtcctccatctcagAGTGCAACTCAACCAAGTGTCTCCTGCATTCGGACTCTGAAGGGCTTGAGCACAGCCCAGTGAAGGAGTCCCTGCCTGATGGTTCCAGGTTAAATCCAGTTGGCCAGGCATCATCCCCAGCTCAGAGTGGCAGGACACAAGGCACAGGAGATGGTCCTGAGCAAGAACATCATCCTGCCCCTGGCTCCCGGCTAAGGAGGAAGAAGTCAAACCCTGCTGTCTGTCATAACA CTGGAAACGGAAGCCCTATGGCCAACCCTGCTATTGAACCCCCTGCCATCTCGTCCTCCCAGAGAAAGAAACTTAACCGAGAGAACAGCCAGGAGAAGCATATCCCTCAAGAATCAGTGTCCAGACCCAGACCCCTCTCGCTAAGAGGTAAACCCCATTCCTGGGGCCTTTTGAGGAGTCGGAACAAAAGCTACTCTCTTGGGCATTACTCGGGAGAGAAGAGTGCTCAGAACCTCGGGATTGTCCTCTCGTCGGAGGGCAAAGTgggctgctctctgctggacgtGGACACAGAGGGTCAGAAACGGGATTGCACTGTTCCCCTCTGTCGAATTCAGAGTACCCCAAGTCGTCCCTCTGTGTTTGAACTGGAAAAGGAGTTTTTGTCCTGA
- the map3k21 gene encoding mitogen-activated protein kinase kinase kinase 21 isoform X1, whose product MDPPQVVSQSGEGYQAEPPGRPWHPHSAPVCTRSRSLWTAAYDYEATGEDELSLRRGDIVEVLSKDAAVSGDEGWWTGKLNHRVGIFPSNYVTFQPTVYRREAVPASPVQIPFSELVLQEIIGVGGFGKVYRGTWKEQEVAVKAARQDPDEDIMATAESVKQEAKLFSMLQHPNIIKFEGVCLNEPNLCLVMEYAQGGTLNRALAGRRIPPHILVNWAVQIARGMHYLHEDAVVPIIHRDLKSSNILLLEKIENNDIGRKTLKITDFGLAREWHKTTKMSAAGTYSWMAPEVIKSSLFSKGSDVWSYGVLLWELLTGEVPYRGIDGLAVAYGVAVNKLTLPIPSTCPEPFAKLMEECWDQDPHVRPTFAAILEQLTAIEEAVMATMPQDSFHSMQEDWRVEIQEMFDELRTKEKELRSREEELTRAALQQKSHEELLKRREQQLAEREINVLERELNILIFQLNKDKPNVKKRKGKFKRSRLKLKDGNRISLPSDFQHKITVQASPSMEKRRSLNSNSSSPPSSPTLIPRLRAIQLSCPSDSIQRDSIYVYHQDVDITSECKPRTGRRVTLDESNRTWGRSTIYKPEEFEDVKKGIKKKVRTWGPSSIQNKERGNCAERVRPLSDGSNPWSTSLMKSQKSVPLAALFAEQGMGKDEVSSTDGPDNKPKQLKFPNQVYIDLPLWKDELGEGLGSGAGAGGAESQEDPTTSTSSTSTTPQHTPTNSLKRSSGRRRTDYMLYGCASILASVALGFDLREVHKAAASEEPEPQKEEKKKREGLFQRATRFRRSTSPPGSRLRKDDSTAAPVNLLAMSSISECNSTKCLLHSDSEGLEHSPVKESLPDGSRLNPVGQASSPAQSGRTQGTGDGPEQEHHPAPGSRLRRKKSNPAVCHNTGNGSPMANPAIEPPAISSSQRKKLNRENSQEKHIPQESVSRPRPLSLRGKPHSWGLLRSRNKSYSLGHYSGEKSAQNLGIVLSSEGKVGCSLLDVDTEGQKRDCTVPLCRIQSTPSRPSVFELEKEFLS is encoded by the exons ATGGATCCTCCCCAGGTCGTGTCCCAGAGCGGTGAGGGGTACCAAGCAGAGCCCCCTGGCCGCCCGTGGCACCCCCATTCTGCACCGGTATGCACCCGCTCACGCTCACTGTGGACTGCAGCATACGACTATGAGGCCACTGGTGAGGATGAACTGAGCCTGCGCCGTGGAGACATTGTGGAAGTGCTATCCAAGGATGCAGCCGTTTCAGGGGATGAAGGCTGGTGGACCGGCAAACTCAACCACCGTGTGGGCATCTTCCCCTCCAATTATGTCACATTCCAACCCACTGTTTACAGACGGGAGGCTGTGCCTGCTTCCCCCGTGCAGATACCCTTCAGTGAGCTGGTACTGCAAGAGATCATCGGCGTTGGAGGTTTTGGTAAGGTGTACCGGGGCACCTGGAAGGAGCAGGAGGTGGCTGTGAAGGCAGCGCGCCAGGACCCTGATGAAGACATCATGGCTACAGCAGAGAGTGTGAAGCAGGAAGCCAAGCTCTTCTCTATGCTGCAGCACCCCAACATAATAAAATTTGAGGGAGTGTGTTTAAATGAGCCCAACCTGTGCCTGGTGATGGAGTATGCTCAAGGAGGTACTCTCAACCGGGCCCTCGCAGGCCGGAGGATACCCCCTCATATTCTGGTGAACTGGGCTGTGCAGATTGCCAGAGGCATGCACTACCTCCATGAAGATGCAGTGGTGCCTATCATTCATCGAGATCTGAAGTCCAGCAATA tTTTATTACTTGAAAAAATTGAGAACAATGACATTGGTAGAAAAACACTGAAGATCACTGACTTTGGCCTCGCCAGGGAGTGGCACAAGACGACCAAAATGAGTGCTGCTGGTACCTACTCTTGGATGGCTCCTGAGGTCATCAAGTCCTCCCTGTTTTCCAAAGGCAGTGATGTATGGAG TTATGGAGTACTTCTCTGGGAATTGCTGACTGGAGAAGTACCTTATCGTGGTATTGATGGTTTGGCAGTTGCCTATGGTGTAGCTGTCAACAAATTAACCCTTCCCATCCCATCTACTTGCCCTGAGCCTTTTGCTAAGCTAATGGAAG AATGCTGGGATCAGGATCCCCACGTCCGGCCAACATTCGCTGCCATCCTGGAGCAGCTGACCGCCATAGAGGAAGCTGTGATGGCCACCATGCCACAGGACTCCTTTCATTCAATGCAAGAGGACTGGAGGGTGGAGATCCAGGAGATGTTTGATGAGCTGCGAACTAAAGAGAAG GAGCTTCGTTCTCGTGAAGAGGAACTGACACGGGCGGCGCTGCAGCAGAAGTCCCATGAGGAACTCCTGAAGAGGAGGGAACAGCAGTTGGCCGAGAGAGAGATCAACGTACTTGAGCGTGAGCTCAACATCCTCATTTTTCAGCTCAACAAGGACAAGCCTAATGTCAAGAAGCGAAAGGGCAAGTTCAAGCGCAGTCGCCTGAAACTGAAAGATGGCAATCGCATCAGCTTGCCCTCAG ATTTTCAACATAAGATCACAGTGCAAGCTTCACCTTCCATGGAGAAGAGGAGGAGCTTGAACAGCAACAGTTCCAGCCCCCCCAGCAGTCCTACCCTCATCCCTCGCCTTCGTGCCATCCAAC TGAGCTGTCCCAGTGACTCTATTCAAAGGGACAGTATATATGTGTATCATCAAGACGTGGATATCACAAGCGAGTGTAAACCTCGTACAGGGAGAAGAG TAACTCTGGATGAAAGTAACCGGACATGGGGCAGAAGCACAATTTATAAGCCTGAGGAGTTTGAGGATGTCAAGAAAGGAATAAAGAAGAAGGTTCGGACGTGGGGGCCAAGCTCCATTCAGAACAAGGAGAGAGGAAACTGTGCTGAAAG AGTTCGACCACTCTCAGACGGAAGCAATCCTTGGTCTACTAGTCTGATGAAGTCCCAGAAGTCTGTTCCCCTGGCTGCATTATTTGCTGAGCAGG GGATGGGTAAAGATGAAGTGAGCTCTACGGATGGTCCAGACAACAAACCAAAGCAACTCAAGTTCCCTAATCAGGTCTATATTGATCTACCTCTGTGGAAGGATGAGCTGGGTGAAGGGTTGGGGTCTGGTGCAGGGGCTGGTGGTGCAGAAAGCCAGGAGGACCCCACCACTTCCACCAGCTCTACCAGCACCACCCCTCAGCACACGCCCACCAACAGCCTAAAGCGCTCGAGCGGCCGCCGCCGCACTGACTATATGCTCTATGGCTGCGCCTCCATTCTAGCCTCTGTTGCTCTGGGTTTTGACTTACGAGAAGTTCACAAGGCCGCAGCCAGCGAGGAACCAGAGCCAcaaaaggaggagaagaaaaaacgTGAGGGCCTCTTCCAGCGAGCCACACGCTTCCGCCGCAGCACAAGCCCCCCCGGCAGCCGCTTACGAAAGGACGATTCTACAGCAGCTCCTGTCAACCTGCtcgccatgtcctccatctcagAGTGCAACTCAACCAAGTGTCTCCTGCATTCGGACTCTGAAGGGCTTGAGCACAGCCCAGTGAAGGAGTCCCTGCCTGATGGTTCCAGGTTAAATCCAGTTGGCCAGGCATCATCCCCAGCTCAGAGTGGCAGGACACAAGGCACAGGAGATGGTCCTGAGCAAGAACATCATCCTGCCCCTGGCTCCCGGCTAAGGAGGAAGAAGTCAAACCCTGCTGTCTGTCATAACA CTGGAAACGGAAGCCCTATGGCCAACCCTGCTATTGAACCCCCTGCCATCTCGTCCTCCCAGAGAAAGAAACTTAACCGAGAGAACAGCCAGGAGAAGCATATCCCTCAAGAATCAGTGTCCAGACCCAGACCCCTCTCGCTAAGAGGTAAACCCCATTCCTGGGGCCTTTTGAGGAGTCGGAACAAAAGCTACTCTCTTGGGCATTACTCGGGAGAGAAGAGTGCTCAGAACCTCGGGATTGTCCTCTCGTCGGAGGGCAAAGTgggctgctctctgctggacgtGGACACAGAGGGTCAGAAACGGGATTGCACTGTTCCCCTCTGTCGAATTCAGAGTACCCCAAGTCGTCCCTCTGTGTTTGAACTGGAAAAGGAGTTTTTGTCCTGA